One segment of Micromonospora parathelypteridis DNA contains the following:
- a CDS encoding PadR family transcriptional regulator, giving the protein MASTRSGGPLTPAVLHILLVLSTQERHGYGIMKQVESDSGGKVRMGPGTLYGSIRRMTEAGLIRESDKKIDPSLDDERRVYYGITALGQQTLAAELQRYRQVVAVAHERSLIPKAMGA; this is encoded by the coding sequence ATGGCGAGTACCAGATCCGGCGGGCCCCTCACCCCCGCGGTGCTGCACATCCTGCTCGTGCTCTCGACCCAGGAACGCCATGGCTACGGGATCATGAAACAGGTCGAGTCCGACTCCGGGGGGAAGGTCAGGATGGGGCCCGGAACGCTTTATGGCTCGATCCGCCGGATGACCGAAGCGGGCTTGATCCGCGAAAGCGACAAGAAGATCGACCCGAGCCTGGACGATGAGCGCCGCGTCTACTACGGCATCACCGCGCTCGGTCAACAGACCCTCGCGGCGGAGTTGCAGCGATACCGCCAGGTCGTCGCGGTTGCCCACGAGCGATCCCTCATACCCAAGGCGATGGGTGCCTGA
- a CDS encoding alpha/beta hydrolase produces MAATGTPVVFVHGMFLHAASWASWVELFRTAGYDPATPGWPGEPGTVAEARQEPDRVAGIGIDDIVAHYAQIIGTLGKRPIVIGHSTGALVAQRLLDQDLAAAAVALQPPPIKGVANLAPSSIPVGWPLLRNPANRRRALSLTARQFRYSHGNALTTTASDQLYRQWAIPSPGRPVFELVSANLSRRSPATIDTANPARGPLLMIAGGRDHSAHKGVVKATVKRYLASPAVTDYQEFPDRGHSMPIDGGWREIADATLAWMRQHLG; encoded by the coding sequence ATGGCAGCGACAGGCACGCCGGTGGTGTTCGTCCATGGCATGTTCCTGCACGCCGCGTCGTGGGCCAGTTGGGTCGAGCTGTTCCGGACGGCGGGATATGACCCGGCAACTCCAGGCTGGCCGGGTGAGCCGGGCACAGTCGCAGAAGCGCGGCAAGAGCCTGACCGGGTCGCAGGCATCGGCATCGACGACATCGTCGCGCACTACGCACAGATCATCGGCACCCTCGGCAAACGGCCAATCGTCATCGGCCACTCGACCGGCGCCCTGGTCGCACAGCGCCTCCTCGATCAGGACCTCGCAGCGGCGGCGGTGGCGCTGCAACCTCCACCGATCAAAGGTGTGGCCAACCTCGCGCCATCGAGCATTCCCGTGGGCTGGCCCCTGCTCCGCAACCCGGCCAACCGACGGAGGGCGCTGTCGCTGACCGCACGACAGTTCCGCTACAGCCACGGCAATGCGCTCACCACGACCGCATCCGACCAGTTGTACCGGCAGTGGGCCATCCCATCACCCGGCAGGCCGGTCTTCGAGCTGGTGTCCGCGAATCTCTCCCGACGCTCACCAGCCACGATCGACACCGCCAACCCGGCCCGGGGGCCTCTGCTCATGATCGCCGGCGGCAGAGACCACAGTGCACACAAAGGCGTCGTCAAGGCCACGGTCAAGCGATACCTCGCTTCGCCAGCGGTCACCGACTACCAGGAGTTCCCCGACCGGGGGCACTCGATGCCGATCGACGGCGGCTGGCGCGAGATCGCCGACGCCACACTGGCCTGGATGCGACAGCACCTCGGGTAA
- a CDS encoding putative quinol monooxygenase, with protein sequence MSVISLPPHQGVAVSYGYIGSMKTTPGHRDDVVDILLSGVDGLREAGCDLYVVSVSDTDDVTIWVSEVWQSKEKHDASLQLPETKAAIGKAMPMLTGEFTSQEVTVLGGLGL encoded by the coding sequence ATGAGCGTGATCAGCCTGCCGCCGCATCAGGGAGTTGCTGTGTCGTACGGCTACATCGGATCGATGAAGACCACGCCGGGTCACCGGGATGACGTCGTGGACATCCTGCTGAGCGGCGTTGATGGCCTGCGCGAGGCCGGATGCGACCTGTATGTCGTGAGCGTCTCGGACACCGACGACGTCACGATCTGGGTGAGTGAGGTGTGGCAGAGCAAGGAGAAGCACGACGCCTCCCTGCAGCTGCCCGAAACCAAGGCGGCAATCGGCAAGGCGATGCCGATGCTCACGGGCGAGTTCACCAGCCAGGAAGTGACCGTGTTGGGAGGTCTGGGCCTGTAG
- a CDS encoding vanadium-dependent haloperoxidase translates to MTSRNQEHRALWSRIIPATVALGSLVATTMAGPTPAVAAIFGTGTANPVVTWDLNAQTAIWDVAAQQPNEQVRSFAMVSGAVYDALNAIAGTPYQPYLVAPSSRGTESADAAVAAAAHDVLAALFPAQQERLRAQYDAALAAIPDGPSKQGGKRVGARAAAAMVTARQDDGAFGDQQWRNGTLPGQWRPTPPLFLSQGAWTGHMRPFLMPRVSMFRSPEPPRLTSKAYARDLNEVKEVGSATSTVRTADQTEAAIWWHDRRSASWEIKRQLATSQRLDALQTARFFAMTDLIVADSGVACFSQKDFWSYWRPVTAIPLADTDGNPRTAADPGWQSLLVTPPFPEYPSGHACGTGARMSLYRYFFGRDDIAFSGSSVDSGTTRHFTSFSQALDELIGARVWGGVHFRTADVEGAKLGAEVYRYTVRHYFRPLR, encoded by the coding sequence ATGACGAGCCGAAACCAAGAACACCGTGCGCTCTGGTCACGCATCATTCCCGCAACCGTCGCGCTCGGCTCGCTGGTCGCAACCACTATGGCCGGGCCGACGCCCGCCGTGGCGGCGATCTTCGGCACCGGCACCGCCAATCCGGTGGTCACCTGGGACCTCAACGCCCAGACGGCGATCTGGGACGTCGCGGCTCAGCAACCGAATGAGCAGGTGCGCAGCTTCGCCATGGTGAGCGGAGCCGTCTACGACGCGCTGAACGCGATCGCCGGCACCCCGTACCAGCCGTACCTCGTCGCACCGTCGTCACGCGGGACCGAGTCGGCGGACGCTGCCGTCGCCGCCGCCGCCCACGACGTACTCGCCGCTCTCTTCCCCGCGCAGCAGGAGCGGCTTCGAGCACAGTACGACGCAGCTCTCGCCGCGATCCCCGACGGGCCGTCGAAGCAGGGCGGCAAACGGGTCGGGGCACGAGCCGCGGCTGCGATGGTCACCGCGCGGCAGGACGACGGCGCGTTCGGGGACCAGCAGTGGCGCAACGGGACACTGCCCGGCCAGTGGCGACCCACGCCGCCGCTGTTCCTGTCTCAGGGAGCATGGACCGGACACATGCGGCCGTTCCTCATGCCGCGGGTGTCGATGTTCCGCTCCCCCGAGCCGCCACGACTGACCAGCAAGGCGTACGCCCGCGACCTCAACGAGGTGAAGGAGGTCGGCTCGGCGACGAGCACCGTGCGCACCGCGGACCAGACCGAGGCCGCGATCTGGTGGCACGACCGGCGATCCGCCTCCTGGGAGATCAAGCGGCAGCTCGCCACCAGCCAACGGCTGGACGCCCTGCAGACCGCCCGCTTCTTCGCGATGACCGACCTCATCGTCGCCGACTCGGGAGTGGCGTGCTTCAGCCAGAAGGACTTCTGGAGCTACTGGCGTCCGGTCACGGCGATCCCACTGGCCGACACGGACGGCAACCCGAGGACGGCCGCCGACCCCGGCTGGCAGTCGTTGCTGGTCACGCCGCCCTTCCCTGAGTATCCCTCCGGCCACGCCTGCGGCACCGGCGCGCGGATGTCGCTGTACCGGTACTTCTTCGGCCGCGACGACATCGCCTTCAGTGGGTCCAGCGTCGACTCCGGCACGACTCGGCACTTCACCAGCTTCTCGCAAGCGCTCGACGAGCTCATCGGCGCGCGGGTCTGGGGCGGCGTCCACTTCCGCACCGCCGACGTCGAGGGAGCGAAGCTCGGTGCGGAGGTCTACCGCTACACGGTCCGGCACTACTTCCGCCCTCTGCGGTAG
- a CDS encoding sigma-70 family RNA polymerase sigma factor: MRRADEDDFHDFVACRMDRWRRSAFLLCQDWHTADDVVSATVAKLYRNWRRAGQADNRDAYAQRVLTRAWLDERRRPWKRREQASATLPDVAAAVPETVTDREGLAALLRSLAPKQRAVLVLRYYLDCSVEETARILGVSTGTVKSQSARGLANLRTVVTGQS; the protein is encoded by the coding sequence GTGAGGCGGGCCGACGAGGACGACTTCCACGACTTCGTGGCGTGCCGGATGGATCGCTGGCGACGCAGTGCGTTCCTGCTCTGTCAGGACTGGCACACCGCCGACGACGTCGTGTCGGCCACGGTGGCGAAGCTCTACCGGAACTGGCGCCGAGCGGGTCAGGCGGACAACCGTGACGCGTACGCCCAGCGGGTCCTGACCCGCGCCTGGCTCGACGAGCGGCGCCGGCCCTGGAAGCGGCGGGAACAGGCGAGCGCGACGCTGCCGGACGTGGCCGCGGCGGTCCCGGAAACGGTCACCGACCGTGAAGGGCTCGCCGCGTTGCTGCGATCCCTCGCCCCGAAGCAGCGGGCGGTGCTCGTGCTCCGCTACTACCTGGACTGTTCGGTCGAGGAGACCGCGCGGATCCTCGGCGTCTCCACCGGCACCGTCAAGAGTCAGTCGGCACGCGGGCTGGCCAACCTGCGCACCGTCGTCACCGGCCAGTCTTGA
- a CDS encoding YcxB family protein: MHIRFDVPADPAYPGRVAAVLGSVRLRRFSYIGAALAAVGAIGFVVSRGFAWGERTTSLWMTLVVGGLLSMLYLPWVRFRARRRSSGYAVEGAYDITDDNIMMRSGSESGGIAWDGVAQVGDTPDFWIVYVGRNPATVIPRWLMTAEDAETLRAFMARRGLL, encoded by the coding sequence GTGCACATCCGTTTTGACGTCCCCGCCGATCCCGCCTACCCAGGCCGCGTGGCCGCGGTGCTCGGCAGCGTTCGGCTGCGCAGGTTCAGCTACATCGGCGCGGCGCTGGCGGCGGTCGGGGCGATCGGTTTCGTCGTCTCGCGGGGGTTCGCGTGGGGCGAGCGGACCACGTCGCTGTGGATGACGTTGGTCGTGGGCGGTCTGCTGTCGATGCTGTACCTGCCGTGGGTGCGGTTTCGCGCCCGACGCCGCTCCAGTGGCTACGCGGTCGAGGGCGCCTACGACATCACCGATGACAACATCATGATGCGCAGCGGCTCGGAGTCCGGCGGCATCGCCTGGGACGGGGTCGCCCAGGTAGGGGACACCCCGGATTTCTGGATCGTGTACGTCGGTCGGAACCCGGCGACCGTGATCCCGCGCTGGTTGATGACCGCCGAGGATGCCGAGACGTTGCGGGCTTTCATGGCCCGACGCGGGCTGCTCTGA
- a CDS encoding DinB family protein: protein MADLSDAKAALHHYLQETRQDLVWKLDGLSEREARLPRTATGNNLLGVLKHCLNVEAGYFGPTFGREFPAPEELVPMQAYEEDPQADWYAGEGETKDGLIELYRRVGVFADQTIDQLPLDAPGRVPWWRPGGQDVTLQRIIIHVTTDLARHAGHADIMREQHDTAIGLRRESTNIPDDYDWPAYVAKLTKLADRFA from the coding sequence ATGGCTGACTTGAGCGATGCGAAGGCTGCGCTGCACCACTACCTCCAGGAGACTCGCCAGGACCTGGTCTGGAAGCTCGACGGGCTGAGCGAACGCGAAGCCAGACTGCCCCGCACCGCGACGGGCAACAACCTGTTGGGAGTCCTCAAGCACTGCCTCAACGTCGAAGCCGGCTACTTCGGGCCCACCTTTGGACGCGAGTTCCCGGCGCCCGAGGAACTGGTCCCCATGCAGGCGTACGAGGAGGACCCGCAGGCAGACTGGTACGCAGGTGAGGGCGAGACGAAGGATGGGCTGATCGAGCTGTACCGCCGTGTCGGGGTGTTCGCGGATCAGACGATCGACCAGCTACCGCTCGACGCGCCGGGGCGGGTGCCGTGGTGGCGGCCAGGCGGGCAGGACGTGACGCTGCAAAGGATCATCATCCACGTGACCACCGACCTCGCCCGTCACGCCGGCCACGCCGACATCATGCGCGAGCAGCACGACACGGCGATCGGCCTGCGGCGGGAGAGCACGAACATCCCCGACGACTACGACTGGCCGGCGTACGTCGCCAAGCTGACGAAGCTGGCTGACCGCTTCGCCTGA
- the rph gene encoding rifamycin-inactivating phosphotransferase: protein MIEQSVLDLQEVDETLVAVVGGKAANLGGLSRIEGIRVPAGFCVTTAAFRRIMAEAPSIDERLDQLSRLNPDDRETIRTLSAEIRRTIEGITIPDDLASAITRALGQLGEQAAYAVRSSATAEDTPTASFAGQQTTYLNVVGPAAILQHVSRCWASLFTERAVIYRLRNGVDHRTAHMAVVVQRMVLSDAAGILFTADPVTGNRKVATVDASFGLGEALVSGRVNPDVFKVRDGEVVDRAVAAKQRAVHALPTGGTQEVTIDPQRQEQPALTDAQVVRLVRLGRRIEAHFGSPQDIEWCLVDDDFQIVQSRPITTLFPIPAAGDRENHVYLSVGHQQMMTDPMKPLGLSMWRLTAMAPMHEAGGRLFVDATRLLGSPASRAGFLEMAGRTDPLTRDALDTILDRHDFVPALPDSGPGGPPAGGAPAPLETDPAIVTALIERSQASIAALRRDIRTKTGPALFDFLLEAFQEHKRVLGDPVNMQAIMAGMDATSWLNERLGEWLGEKNAADTLTLSAPGNVTSEMGLALLDVADVIRPHPEVVRFLECVEDDDFLDELPKLAGGTEARDAIEAYLDRYGMRCVGEIDITRPRWRERPATLVPVILDNVRTFEPGAAKRRFEQGRQEAQKKTQEVLERLRALPDGERKADETKRMIDRVRTFIGYREYPKYGIVSRYLIYKLALLEEAERLVQANVLSTTEDVFYLTFQEFHDVVRSKQMDDKLIQQRRDAFRSYHALTPPRVLTSDGEAITGAYRREDVPTGALIGLPVSAGTVEGRARVILDMAQADLEPGDILVTAHTDPSWTPLFVGIAGLVTEVGGLMTHGAVIAREYGLPAVVSVLDATRLIADGQRIRVHGSDGYVELLS from the coding sequence ATGATCGAGCAGTCCGTGTTGGATCTTCAAGAGGTCGACGAGACGCTGGTCGCGGTCGTTGGCGGCAAGGCCGCGAACCTGGGCGGGCTGTCCCGGATCGAAGGCATCCGCGTACCGGCCGGCTTCTGCGTCACGACGGCCGCCTTCCGGCGGATCATGGCGGAAGCGCCCTCGATCGACGAGCGGCTCGATCAGTTGTCGCGGCTGAACCCGGATGACCGGGAGACGATCCGCACGCTCAGCGCGGAGATCCGCCGGACCATCGAAGGGATCACCATCCCGGACGATCTCGCTTCGGCGATCACCCGCGCGCTCGGCCAGCTCGGCGAGCAGGCCGCCTACGCCGTGCGATCCAGCGCAACGGCAGAGGACACGCCGACGGCCTCCTTCGCAGGCCAGCAGACCACGTACCTGAACGTCGTGGGCCCGGCGGCGATCCTCCAGCACGTCAGCCGGTGCTGGGCATCCCTGTTCACCGAGCGCGCCGTGATCTACCGCCTGCGAAACGGCGTCGACCACCGGACCGCCCACATGGCCGTGGTCGTGCAGCGGATGGTCCTCTCGGACGCGGCCGGCATCCTGTTCACCGCCGACCCCGTCACCGGCAACCGGAAGGTCGCCACCGTTGACGCCAGCTTCGGCCTCGGTGAGGCCCTGGTCTCCGGCCGGGTGAACCCGGACGTCTTCAAGGTGCGCGACGGCGAGGTCGTCGACAGGGCGGTCGCCGCCAAACAGCGTGCCGTCCACGCCCTGCCGACCGGCGGAACGCAGGAGGTGACGATCGACCCGCAGCGGCAGGAGCAGCCGGCGCTGACCGATGCGCAGGTCGTTCGGCTCGTGCGGCTCGGGCGGCGGATCGAGGCGCACTTCGGCAGCCCGCAGGACATCGAATGGTGCCTGGTCGACGATGACTTCCAGATCGTGCAGAGTCGCCCGATCACCACGCTGTTCCCCATTCCCGCAGCCGGCGACCGGGAGAACCACGTCTACCTCTCCGTTGGTCACCAGCAGATGATGACCGACCCCATGAAGCCACTCGGGCTCTCCATGTGGCGGCTGACGGCCATGGCGCCGATGCACGAGGCCGGTGGGAGGCTCTTCGTCGACGCCACCCGGCTCCTGGGCTCGCCCGCGAGCCGCGCCGGCTTCCTGGAGATGGCGGGGAGGACTGATCCGCTGACCAGGGACGCGCTGGACACCATCCTCGATCGCCACGACTTCGTCCCGGCGCTCCCGGACAGCGGTCCCGGCGGGCCGCCGGCCGGCGGTGCGCCGGCCCCGCTCGAGACCGATCCGGCCATCGTCACCGCGTTGATCGAGCGCAGTCAGGCGTCCATCGCCGCCCTGCGGCGCGACATCCGGACGAAGACCGGACCGGCGCTGTTCGACTTCCTGCTGGAAGCCTTTCAGGAGCACAAACGGGTCCTCGGTGACCCGGTGAACATGCAGGCGATCATGGCGGGGATGGACGCCACCTCATGGCTCAACGAACGGCTGGGGGAGTGGCTTGGCGAGAAGAACGCCGCCGACACCCTCACGCTGTCGGCCCCCGGCAACGTCACGTCCGAGATGGGACTGGCGCTGCTCGACGTCGCGGACGTGATCCGCCCGCATCCGGAGGTGGTGCGGTTCCTGGAGTGCGTCGAGGACGACGACTTCCTGGACGAGCTGCCGAAGCTCGCGGGCGGGACCGAAGCGCGCGACGCCATCGAGGCCTACCTCGACCGGTACGGCATGCGCTGCGTCGGCGAGATCGACATCACGAGGCCGCGTTGGCGCGAACGCCCGGCCACGCTCGTGCCCGTGATCCTCGACAACGTCCGGACCTTCGAGCCGGGCGCCGCCAAGCGGCGCTTCGAGCAAGGGCGGCAGGAGGCGCAGAAGAAGACGCAGGAGGTGCTCGAACGCCTGCGGGCACTGCCGGACGGGGAGCGGAAGGCCGACGAGACCAAGCGGATGATCGACCGCGTCCGGACCTTCATCGGCTACCGGGAGTACCCGAAGTACGGCATCGTCAGCCGCTACCTCATCTACAAGTTGGCCTTGCTCGAGGAAGCCGAGCGCCTCGTGCAGGCCAACGTGCTCTCCACGACGGAGGACGTCTTCTACCTCACCTTCCAGGAGTTCCACGACGTCGTGCGTTCGAAGCAGATGGATGACAAGCTCATCCAGCAGCGCAGGGACGCGTTCCGGTCGTACCACGCGCTCACCCCGCCCCGGGTGCTGACCTCCGACGGCGAGGCCATCACCGGGGCGTACCGGCGTGAGGACGTGCCGACCGGTGCCCTGATCGGCCTACCGGTCTCCGCCGGGACCGTCGAAGGGCGCGCCCGCGTCATCCTGGACATGGCCCAGGCCGATCTCGAACCGGGTGACATCCTCGTCACGGCCCACACGGACCCGAGCTGGACTCCCCTCTTCGTCGGCATCGCAGGCCTGGTGACGGAGGTCGGAGGGCTGATGACACACGGCGCGGTGATCGCACGGGAGTACGGCCTGCCAGCCGTCGTCAGTGTCCTGGACGCCACCCGGCTGATCGCCGATGGGCAGCGGATCCGTGTGCACGGGAGCGACGGTTACGTCGAACTCCTATCGTGA
- a CDS encoding acyl-CoA synthetase, producing the protein MLLSWLLASTDERPDAIRIDDRAVSWVELRRLAAAVADDLRGVDRVAVDATASLPTVVGVVGALLAGSAVVPVPPDAGPMEREHILRDSAAGAMLVSADDERRDTPEGLPLIRIDLARLSDTSHPEPDPAGIALILYTSGTTGAPKGVTLSRRAIAACLDGLAAAWEWTPEDLLVHGLPLFHVHGLVLGVLGPLRVGGRLHHVGQPRPERYAAANGSLYFGVPTIWSRVAADTTSARALRAARLLVSGSAALPTTVFADLAGLTGHQIVERYGMTETLITVSASAAGPRRPGAVGLPLPGVRTRVVDERGRSVPTDGVAIGELEVCGPTLFDGYLKRPDADAAARTADGWFRTGDVATIGPDGWHRIVGRAATDLIKSGGYRIGAGEVEDALLAHPGVREAAVVGTPHPDLGQQVTAYVVGDGIHEAELIDFVARQLSTHKRPRQVRLVEALPRNALGKVQKSRLTAE; encoded by the coding sequence GTGCTGCTGAGTTGGCTGCTCGCCTCAACCGACGAACGCCCGGATGCGATCCGGATCGACGATCGGGCGGTGTCCTGGGTGGAGTTGCGGCGGCTCGCCGCTGCCGTGGCCGACGACCTGCGTGGCGTGGACCGCGTCGCGGTGGACGCGACGGCTAGTCTGCCAACGGTGGTCGGTGTCGTCGGCGCGCTGCTGGCCGGGTCGGCGGTGGTGCCGGTGCCGCCGGACGCCGGGCCCATGGAACGTGAGCACATCCTGCGCGACTCGGCCGCCGGGGCGATGCTCGTGTCGGCGGACGACGAGCGCCGGGATACACCCGAGGGGCTGCCGCTCATTCGGATCGATCTGGCGCGACTCTCGGACACCAGTCATCCGGAGCCGGATCCGGCTGGCATCGCGCTGATTCTCTACACCAGCGGCACCACCGGCGCGCCGAAGGGCGTGACGCTCTCCCGCCGAGCCATCGCCGCCTGCCTCGACGGGCTCGCCGCGGCGTGGGAGTGGACGCCGGAGGACCTGCTCGTGCACGGCCTGCCGCTCTTCCACGTCCACGGCCTGGTGCTCGGCGTGCTCGGCCCTCTGCGAGTGGGTGGTCGGCTGCACCACGTGGGTCAGCCCCGCCCCGAGCGGTATGCGGCCGCGAACGGCTCCCTGTATTTCGGCGTCCCCACCATCTGGTCCCGGGTGGCCGCCGACACGACCTCGGCCCGGGCACTGCGCGCCGCGCGGCTGCTGGTGTCGGGCAGCGCGGCTCTGCCCACGACGGTCTTCGCCGACCTGGCCGGGCTCACCGGTCACCAGATCGTCGAGCGCTACGGGATGACCGAAACGTTGATCACCGTGAGCGCCAGCGCTGCCGGACCCCGCCGCCCGGGCGCCGTCGGGCTGCCGCTACCGGGGGTACGGACCCGCGTGGTGGACGAACGGGGCCGCTCGGTGCCCACCGACGGGGTGGCGATCGGCGAGCTGGAGGTCTGCGGCCCGACGCTCTTCGACGGGTACCTGAAACGGCCCGACGCTGATGCGGCTGCCCGCACCGCGGACGGATGGTTCCGCACCGGGGACGTGGCCACGATCGGGCCGGACGGCTGGCATCGCATCGTCGGCCGGGCGGCCACCGACCTGATCAAGAGCGGCGGCTACCGGATCGGCGCCGGGGAGGTCGAGGACGCGCTACTGGCGCATCCCGGTGTCCGGGAGGCCGCGGTGGTGGGCACGCCCCATCCCGACCTCGGTCAGCAGGTGACGGCGTACGTGGTGGGTGACGGCATCCACGAGGCGGAACTGATCGACTTCGTGGCCCGGCAGTTGTCGACACACAAGCGTCCCCGGCAGGTGCGGCTCGTCGAGGCCCTTCCCCGCAACGCTCTCGGCAAGGTGCAGAAGAGTCGGCTCACCGCGGAGTGA
- a CDS encoding tripartite tricarboxylate transporter permease has translation MELLDNLALGFSTAFLIQNVLYCFVGVLLGTAVGVLPGIGPTATVAMLLPITFSFEPVTALIMLAGIYYGAQYGGSTTAILINLPGESSAAVTALDGHEMARQGRAGAALATAAIGSFIAGTVATVALAVAAPPLARVALKFGPAEYFSLVLLGLIVSISLARGTALKALAMIALGVLLGTVGQDIYTGTPRFVLDQRELYGGIDFVSVAVGMFGVAEILRNLENEQTRTAIVSKVRNLWPTREDRRRIVGPILRGTGLGAALGVLPGGGHVLASFTSYAVEKRISKRPQEFGKGAIEGVAGPESANNAAAQTSFIPLLTLGLPAHPVMALMVGAFIVHGITPGPNVINDEPALFWGLIASMWIGNVLLLLLNLPLIGLWVRMLRIPYQVLFPMIILFAAIGTYSLKFNPFDVYAIAFFGILGYILIKCGCEPAPLLLGFVLGPLLEENLRRALIISRGDPSVFLTRPISAVLLALAVAALVLAVVPAIHRRREVVFAEEE, from the coding sequence ATGGAACTCCTCGACAACCTCGCGCTGGGCTTTTCGACCGCCTTCCTGATCCAGAACGTCCTCTACTGCTTCGTGGGTGTGCTGCTCGGGACGGCGGTCGGCGTGCTGCCTGGCATCGGGCCCACTGCGACGGTGGCGATGCTGCTGCCGATCACGTTCAGCTTCGAGCCGGTGACGGCGCTGATCATGCTGGCGGGAATCTATTACGGCGCCCAGTACGGCGGCTCGACGACCGCCATCCTGATCAATCTGCCCGGTGAGTCCTCAGCGGCGGTCACCGCGCTGGACGGGCACGAGATGGCCCGACAGGGCCGGGCTGGCGCGGCTTTGGCCACCGCCGCGATCGGGTCCTTCATCGCGGGTACGGTGGCCACCGTCGCGTTGGCCGTCGCGGCCCCACCGCTGGCCCGCGTCGCGTTGAAGTTCGGCCCGGCCGAGTACTTCTCGCTGGTGCTGCTCGGCCTGATCGTGTCGATCTCGCTGGCGCGAGGCACCGCGCTCAAGGCGCTGGCGATGATCGCGCTCGGTGTGCTGCTCGGCACGGTCGGGCAGGACATCTACACCGGCACGCCCCGGTTCGTGCTCGACCAGCGCGAGCTGTACGGCGGCATCGACTTCGTGTCGGTCGCCGTCGGCATGTTCGGGGTGGCCGAGATCCTACGCAACCTGGAGAACGAACAGACCCGCACGGCGATCGTCAGCAAGGTGCGGAACCTCTGGCCTACACGCGAGGACCGGCGCCGGATCGTCGGCCCGATCCTGCGGGGCACCGGTCTCGGTGCCGCGCTCGGCGTCCTGCCCGGCGGCGGTCACGTGCTGGCCTCGTTCACCTCGTACGCGGTCGAGAAGCGGATCTCGAAACGGCCGCAGGAATTCGGAAAAGGGGCGATCGAGGGTGTCGCCGGCCCGGAGTCGGCGAACAACGCCGCCGCACAGACGTCGTTCATCCCGCTGCTCACGCTGGGTCTGCCGGCCCATCCGGTGATGGCGCTGATGGTCGGCGCGTTCATCGTCCACGGCATCACCCCCGGCCCGAACGTCATCAACGACGAACCGGCGCTGTTCTGGGGCCTGATCGCGTCGATGTGGATCGGCAACGTGCTGCTCCTGCTGCTGAACCTGCCACTGATCGGCCTCTGGGTGCGGATGCTGCGTATCCCGTACCAGGTGTTGTTCCCGATGATCATCCTGTTCGCCGCGATCGGCACGTACTCCCTGAAGTTCAACCCGTTCGACGTCTACGCGATCGCGTTCTTCGGGATCCTGGGCTACATCCTGATCAAGTGCGGCTGCGAGCCGGCGCCGCTGCTGCTCGGCTTCGTCCTCGGGCCCCTGCTGGAGGAGAACCTGCGGCGAGCGCTCATCATTTCCCGCGGCGACCCGTCGGTCTTCCTGACCCGACCGATCTCCGCAGTGCTCCTGGCCCTGGCCGTGGCAGCGCTCGTCCTCGCCGTCGTCCCGGCGATCCACCGGCGACGCGAGGTCGTGTTCGCCGAGGAGGAGTAG
- a CDS encoding tripartite tricarboxylate transporter TctB family protein, with product MERRRSFPDVLAGGVFVLIGGAFVVGSLNYELGSPLRMGPGAFPLLVGGVVATLGLAIVIKGLIAGEVVSFGPVPWRAVAVIALAVLFFGFTVRRLGFVPTSAVTALLTTLASSRVRLLTAVAVTAGLTVASTLIFIVGLQLRIPLWGPWLGF from the coding sequence GTGGAGCGCCGCCGGTCCTTCCCGGACGTCCTCGCCGGTGGAGTCTTCGTTCTGATCGGTGGCGCGTTCGTGGTGGGGTCGCTCAACTACGAGTTGGGCAGCCCACTGCGGATGGGCCCCGGCGCCTTCCCGCTGCTGGTCGGCGGGGTGGTGGCCACCCTGGGCCTGGCGATCGTCATCAAGGGCCTCATCGCCGGCGAGGTGGTCTCCTTCGGGCCGGTCCCCTGGCGGGCGGTCGCCGTCATCGCGCTCGCGGTCCTGTTCTTCGGATTCACTGTCCGGCGTCTCGGATTCGTGCCGACGTCGGCGGTGACCGCACTGCTCACCACGCTGGCCAGCTCCCGCGTACGGCTGCTCACGGCTGTTGCCGTAACCGCCGGACTGACCGTGGCCAGCACGCTCATCTTCATCGTCGGACTTCAGCTACGGATCCCGCTCTGGGGTCCGTGGCTCGGGTTCTGA